ggtgaAGGTTTGATTTTATTTGGCGCGACCTGGTGTTGACTGCAGAGATACACCATCCAGCCAGTGACAGCTTCATAAACTTCATGGGAGGCCCCGCCAGGTGAAGCAAAGTGTTATTATGAGATAAAGAGTTTTCACAAATGGTGGTTGTCTTCTTACGCCTCCCAAATATCTGTCATCCTCACTTCTTTATCTcccaacaacctcgcctTTCTATTGTTGGCATCCTTTCCGCTGCGAACATGACGGTTTGCCATGCCATTGATCCCCAAGGGGAAGTTATCCTCATAGCCCGAAACCCTAATCCTCGATTTGCTGTTTGGACCGACGACAAGGCGAAAGTCACCCCTGCAAACGGCTCGAGTGACGCCAATGATACAAGCACGAGCCATCTGCTACTATGACCGCTGAACCCAGTGCCGCTGACACAACTACCGaccaaaaaagaaatgcaCATCCGAGTTTCCGCGAAGCATCTCACCTTAGGCTCCCCCGTTTTCAACAGGATGCTCAATGGTGACTGGACGGAAGCTGCAGAATTCAAAGAGAAGGGTTCTGCTGAACTTGTGGTGCCCAACTGGGGCGTTGAGGCCCTTATCCTAGTCCTGTATATCATACACGCACAAACCACTAAAGTGTCCAGATTGCTAGGCTTAGAGGACTTAGCAAAGGTTACTGTCGTCACAGACTACTACGTTGTCAAGAAAGTCAAGCTCTGTTGCGATCTGTGGATTTGGGTGTTGACAGACTATCGGCCCAGCAAACTCCAGCAACCCCCGCGAGATTCTGTCCTATGAGTTTGGGTCTCTTTACTTTTCGCGGCGTCCAGACAGCTTTGCCACAGCTTGTTCCATTGCCATAGAGCAACTCAAGTCGCCTATATCGTCCCTTGGCCTCCCAATACCAGCACTAATTATTGGTAAGTTTATCCGTGAACTGAATGACGTTTGTCTCTAAAGCTTTTCCCAGACGAGATTAATAGGCGCAGGACAGAAGCAATCCAGTCAGGCCTCGACCTTTTGTACTCACGCCGAGACTCCCTTCTGGATATTATTAACGGCACAAATGACGAGGACGGATCGCGCTGTACTGTTGAATGCGCCGCTATGACTTACGGCCAGATGTCCAAGGGCATGCGTGCGTTTGGAATGCTGCCATCCCGGCCAGACCCCCCGTTCACCGGTGTAAATAATGATTCATTCAGTGCTCTCAGTGAACTTGGCTGTGGATATTGGGGAGAGCGTCGTGGCC
Above is a window of Aspergillus puulaauensis MK2 DNA, chromosome 2, nearly complete sequence DNA encoding:
- a CDS encoding uncharacterized protein (COG:S;~EggNog:ENOG410PQAJ), with the protein product MHIRVSAKHLTLGSPVFNRMLNGDWTEAAEFKEKGSAELVVPNWGVEALILVLYIIHAQTTKVSRLLGLEDLAKVTVVTDYYVVKKVKLSNSSNPREILSYEFGSLYFSRRPDSFATACSIAIEQLKSPISSLGLPIPALIIDEINRRRTEAIQSGLDLLYSRRDSLLDIINGTNDEDGSRCTVECAAMTYGQMSKGMRAFGMLPSRPDPPFTGVNNDSFSALSELGCGYWGERRGPYSKRFKPHKCSTSSSYSAMFDGIYHKVELLSLSDYIPKV